Proteins from one Archocentrus centrarchus isolate MPI-CPG fArcCen1 chromosome 8, fArcCen1, whole genome shotgun sequence genomic window:
- the mmd gene encoding monocyte to macrophage differentiation factor isoform X1: MLGFDLHRTKLGRFMNRRASANCRYQPTCYEHAANFYTHALLIVPAFVGMTLLHCLSDNRWERITAWVYGMGLCALFLVSTVFHIITWKKSHMRSVEHCFHMCDRVVIYFFIAASYSPWLNLRELGPLAAHMRWFVWLMAAAGTVYVFNYHEKYKLVELAFYLTMGFFPASVVTTMSNTDGLHEVACGGLIYCLGVFFFKSDGIIPFAHAIWHVFVALAAAVHYHAIWKYLYNAPSSDTLLNL, from the exons ATGCTGGGATTTGACCTACACAGGACCAAACTTGGACG gttcaTGAACAGACGGGCCTCTGCCAACTGCCGCTACCAGCCCACCTGCTATGAGCATGCTGCAAACTTCTACACTCATGCA CTCCTCATTGTGCCAGCCTTTGTGGGGATGACGTTGCTGCACTGTCTGTCGGACAACCGCTGGGAGAGGATCACGGCCTGGGTTTACGGCATGGGCCTGTGTGCCCTCTTCCTggtctccactgtgtttcatatCATCACCTGGAAGAAGAGTCACATGAG GTCAGTGGAACATTGTTTTCACATGTGTGACAGAGTGGTTATCTACTTCTTCATTGCTGCCTCCTACTCACCTTG GTTGAACCTGCGTGAACTCGGCCCCCTTGCAGCGCACATGCGCTGGTTTGTGTGGCTCATGGCTGCTGCTGGAACCGTTTATGTCTTCAACTATCACGAAAA GTATAAACTTGTTGAGCTGGCCTTCTATTTGACAATGGGATTTTTCCCTGCATCTGTCGTGACAACAATG AGTAACACCGACGGTCTTCACGAGGTGGCCTGCGGAGGACTCATCTACTGCCTCGGTGTGTTCTTCTTCAAGAGCGACGGCATCATCCCCTTCGCGCACGCCATCTGGCACGTGTTCGTGGCGCTGGCGGCGGCAGTGCACTACCACGCCATCTGGAAATACCTCTACAACGCTCCCAGCTCCGACACCCTCCTCAACCTGTGA
- the mmd gene encoding monocyte to macrophage differentiation factor isoform X2 — MKSLNSFQRFMNRRASANCRYQPTCYEHAANFYTHALLIVPAFVGMTLLHCLSDNRWERITAWVYGMGLCALFLVSTVFHIITWKKSHMRSVEHCFHMCDRVVIYFFIAASYSPWLNLRELGPLAAHMRWFVWLMAAAGTVYVFNYHEKYKLVELAFYLTMGFFPASVVTTMSNTDGLHEVACGGLIYCLGVFFFKSDGIIPFAHAIWHVFVALAAAVHYHAIWKYLYNAPSSDTLLNL; from the exons atgaagagcttGAACAGCTTTCAGAG gttcaTGAACAGACGGGCCTCTGCCAACTGCCGCTACCAGCCCACCTGCTATGAGCATGCTGCAAACTTCTACACTCATGCA CTCCTCATTGTGCCAGCCTTTGTGGGGATGACGTTGCTGCACTGTCTGTCGGACAACCGCTGGGAGAGGATCACGGCCTGGGTTTACGGCATGGGCCTGTGTGCCCTCTTCCTggtctccactgtgtttcatatCATCACCTGGAAGAAGAGTCACATGAG GTCAGTGGAACATTGTTTTCACATGTGTGACAGAGTGGTTATCTACTTCTTCATTGCTGCCTCCTACTCACCTTG GTTGAACCTGCGTGAACTCGGCCCCCTTGCAGCGCACATGCGCTGGTTTGTGTGGCTCATGGCTGCTGCTGGAACCGTTTATGTCTTCAACTATCACGAAAA GTATAAACTTGTTGAGCTGGCCTTCTATTTGACAATGGGATTTTTCCCTGCATCTGTCGTGACAACAATG AGTAACACCGACGGTCTTCACGAGGTGGCCTGCGGAGGACTCATCTACTGCCTCGGTGTGTTCTTCTTCAAGAGCGACGGCATCATCCCCTTCGCGCACGCCATCTGGCACGTGTTCGTGGCGCTGGCGGCGGCAGTGCACTACCACGCCATCTGGAAATACCTCTACAACGCTCCCAGCTCCGACACCCTCCTCAACCTGTGA
- the hlfa gene encoding HLF transcription factor, PAR bZIP family member a, translated as MEKMARPLPINPTFLPPTHGVLKSLLENPLKLPFHHDEGFGKDKEKEKKLDDESSAANHPQSAFLGPTLWDKTLPYDGDNFQLEYMDLEEFLSENGIPANTAQSDQAPQTAQPPQAPLQQAPPPAPPTPSVVDLSSRATTSVHTGMAPQTCLHSPSTAARDTPSPIDPESIQVPVTYEPDPADLALSSVPGQEMFDPRKRKFSAEELKPQPMIKKARKVFIPEDLKDDKYWARRRKNNVAAKRSRDARRLKENQIAIRASFLEKENAALRMEVADLRKELGRCKNVLAKYEARHGPL; from the exons ATGGAGAAAATGGCCAGACCTCTTCCTATAAACCCAACTTTTCTGCCGCCGACTCACGGTGTGCTCAAATCCCTGCTGGAAAATCCGCTGAAGCTGCCTTTCCACCACGATGAAG GATTCGGAAAGGACaaggagaaggaaaagaagcTGGACGATGAGAGCAGCGCGGCCAACCACCCACAGTCGGCCTTTCTCGGCCCAACCCTTTGGGACAAGACTCTGCCCTATGATGGGGACAACTTTCAGCTGGAATACATGGACCTGGAGGAGTTCCTGTCAGAAAACGGCATCCCTGCTAACACAGCCCAAAGCGACCAGGCCCCACAGACAGCGCAGCCACCGCAGGCCCCTCTGCAGCAGGCCCCGCCGCCCGCCCCGCCCACGCCCTCCGTGGTTGACCTCAGCAGCCGCGCCACCACATCGGTTCACACGGGCATGGCACCCCAGACTTGCCTCCACAGCCCCAGCACAGCAG CCCGGGACACTCCCAGCCCTATCGACCCAGAGTCCATTCAGGTGCCTGTGACCTATGAGCCTGACCCAGCAGACCTGGCTCTGTCCAGCGTGCCGGGCCAGGAGATGTTTGACCCCAGGAAACGCAAGTTCTCCGCTGAAGAGCTGAAGCCGCAGCCCATGATCAAAAAAGCCCGCAAGGTCTTCATTCCTGAAGACCTGAAG GACGATAAGTACTGGGCCCGGCGCAGAAAGAACAACGTGGCAGCCAAGCGATCACGGGACGCCAGGCGGTTGAAGGAGAACCAGATCGCCATCCGCGCCTCCTTCCTGGAGAAGGAGAACGCCGCTCTCCGCATGGAGGTAGCGGACTTGAGGAAGGAGCTGGGCCGCTGTAAGAACGTTCTGGCTAAATACGAGGCCCGGCACGGGCCCCTGTGA